In Terriglobia bacterium, one genomic interval encodes:
- a CDS encoding NYN domain-containing protein — MTLSFREKLSSAIVELPKYKVITYIDGFNLYFGIRSQAIKRGSIHTPDPTWYRYMWLDLQAMCDRMLTHRQELVAVKYFTAPITGSKGKQERQNLFLDALRTLPKVEIILGRFEPNRNECDRCGHPAYHPQEKKTDVNIATALICDALDNKYDTAILVTGDSDLVPALKAVKRIKPERRLVAAFPPNRYSTELQDITHSSISIWEPILRKSRLPEIIKRDGLPDIVRPFKYSGTLGCTASPAPAKAATPPKQP; from the coding sequence ATGACTCTATCATTTAGAGAAAAGCTGTCAAGTGCCATTGTGGAACTCCCTAAGTACAAGGTTATCACGTACATAGACGGCTTCAATCTCTACTTCGGCATCCGCAGCCAAGCGATTAAGCGCGGGTCAATTCATACCCCAGACCCCACGTGGTATCGCTACATGTGGCTTGATTTGCAGGCAATGTGTGATCGAATGTTGACTCACCGCCAAGAACTCGTTGCGGTCAAGTATTTCACCGCACCGATTACTGGCAGCAAGGGGAAACAAGAGAGGCAGAATCTGTTCTTGGATGCTCTGCGAACTTTGCCTAAAGTGGAAATAATCCTTGGTCGCTTCGAGCCTAATCGCAATGAGTGTGACCGCTGCGGCCATCCAGCATACCATCCGCAGGAAAAGAAAACGGACGTGAACATCGCCACCGCTCTGATTTGCGATGCCTTGGACAACAAATATGATACAGCCATCTTGGTAACTGGTGATTCTGACCTGGTGCCAGCTCTTAAGGCCGTAAAGCGGATCAAACCAGAAAGGCGGCTAGTTGCAGCGTTTCCTCCCAATCGCTACTCAACAGAATTGCAGGATATTACTCATTCCTCGATCAGCATTTGGGAGCCAATCCTGCGCAAGAGCAGACTTCCCGAGATCATAAAACGTGATGGTCTCCCGGATATCGTAAGACCGTTCAAGTACTCTGGCACACTGGGCTGCACAGCCTCACCGGCCCCTGCTAAGGCTGCGACACCGCCAAAACAACCTTGA